One Oscillospiraceae bacterium genomic region harbors:
- a CDS encoding chromate transporter, with product MDKKNKYWQLFLSTFKLSACTFGGGFVIIPLMRERFVKELRWIEEEEMLDLTAIAQSSPGSIAINASILVGYHVAGIPGALITVVGAALPPLIIISIISAFYQAFRSNKYVSMAMAGMLAGVAAVVFDVVINMAWPILKKKRWLPIAVMLAAFLATRFFSVNIILIILVCGVIGALDTLYLQKREDDK from the coding sequence TTGGACAAGAAAAATAAATACTGGCAGCTGTTTCTCTCTACCTTTAAGTTGAGCGCCTGCACCTTCGGCGGCGGCTTCGTCATTATCCCCCTGATGCGCGAGCGCTTCGTGAAAGAACTGCGCTGGATCGAGGAAGAAGAAATGCTGGACCTGACGGCGATTGCCCAATCCAGCCCCGGCTCTATTGCCATCAATGCCTCGATTCTGGTGGGCTACCATGTGGCAGGCATCCCCGGTGCGCTGATTACCGTGGTGGGGGCAGCCTTGCCGCCGCTTATCATCATTTCCATTATCTCCGCGTTTTATCAGGCGTTCCGCTCCAACAAGTATGTGAGTATGGCGATGGCCGGTATGCTGGCCGGTGTGGCGGCGGTTGTCTTTGATGTGGTCATCAATATGGCGTGGCCCATCCTGAAAAAGAAGCGCTGGCTGCCCATCGCGGTCATGCTGGCGGCTTTTTTGGCGACCCGTTTCTTCTCGGTGAATATCATTTTAATTATTTTGGTCTGCGGTGTCATCGGCGCACTGGATACTCTGTATCTGCAAAAGCGGGAGGACGACAAATGA
- a CDS encoding chromate transporter — MIYLELFWSFFQIGLFSIGGGYAAMPLIQNQVVDIHPWLTMTGFADIMAIAEMTPGPIAVNAATFVGIQVAGLPGALIATIGCIFPSCVIVMTLAYVYYRFRGLSVMQGILAGLRPAVIAMIASAGISLLCMALYGQRTFPADLGSMDLIALAVFLVGFFILRKWKPSPIKVMAGAAMAGVVLYSIAA, encoded by the coding sequence ATGATCTACCTGGAACTGTTCTGGAGCTTTTTCCAAATCGGCCTGTTCAGCATCGGCGGCGGCTATGCGGCCATGCCCCTGATTCAAAACCAAGTCGTGGATATTCACCCCTGGCTGACGATGACGGGCTTCGCGGACATTATGGCCATTGCCGAAATGACCCCCGGCCCCATCGCCGTAAACGCTGCTACGTTTGTTGGTATTCAGGTGGCGGGTCTGCCGGGGGCACTGATTGCCACGATCGGCTGTATTTTCCCGTCCTGCGTCATCGTCATGACGCTGGCCTACGTGTATTACCGTTTCCGCGGTCTAAGCGTTATGCAGGGCATCCTGGCCGGGCTGCGGCCTGCTGTTATTGCCATGATCGCTTCCGCCGGCATCTCCCTGTTGTGCATGGCCCTGTACGGGCAGCGCACTTTCCCGGCTGATTTGGGCAGCATGGATCTGATTGCCCTGGCTGTTTTCCTTGTGGGCTTCTTTATTCTGCGTAAGTGGAAGCCCAGTCCCATCAAGGTCATGGCGGGGGCTGCCATGGCCGGTGTCGTGCTGTACAGCATCGCGGCATAA